The Pontibacter pudoricolor genome contains a region encoding:
- a CDS encoding helix-turn-helix domain-containing protein — protein MDTDQEIEVQPRSSADFQHPIQSAFYQILLFKGSGTFIVDFTEYAFTGNTILFLTPYQYFQWKSPVHTAIECLKFHGDFYCIEYHKKEVACNGLLFNNIYFAQHITISYSIYTEISALFQKIEHERKDGSTFSSAILKAYLQLILALCSKEKSIYLDTNTMDGGALSELVQFQELLEKYYIQERSPGFYASKTHLSTNAFGKIIKRQSGKTPTQLIQERVILEAKKLLHLTHKSVKEIAAELSFEDEFYFSRYFKKSVGLSPLHYRENVGISIVAR, from the coding sequence ATGGATACAGATCAGGAAATAGAAGTTCAGCCAAGATCAAGTGCCGATTTTCAACATCCCATTCAGTCAGCATTTTACCAGATACTGTTGTTTAAAGGGAGTGGCACTTTTATAGTTGATTTTACGGAATACGCTTTTACCGGTAACACCATTTTGTTCCTTACTCCTTATCAATACTTTCAATGGAAAAGCCCTGTACATACAGCTATAGAATGCCTGAAGTTTCATGGGGATTTTTACTGTATCGAATATCATAAAAAGGAAGTGGCTTGCAACGGGCTACTGTTCAATAATATCTACTTTGCCCAGCATATAACCATCAGCTATAGTATTTATACAGAAATATCGGCTCTCTTTCAGAAAATTGAACACGAAAGAAAAGATGGCAGTACCTTCTCTTCAGCTATCCTGAAGGCTTATTTACAACTCATCCTGGCCTTGTGCAGCAAAGAGAAAAGTATTTATCTGGATACTAACACCATGGATGGCGGTGCTTTATCTGAGTTGGTTCAATTTCAGGAACTGCTGGAAAAATATTATATACAGGAAAGGAGCCCTGGCTTTTACGCATCAAAGACACACCTGTCGACCAATGCTTTCGGAAAGATCATTAAAAGGCAATCCGGAAAAACGCCCACTCAACTCATACAAGAGCGAGTAATTTTAGAAGCTAAAAAACTACTGCACCTCACCCATAAATCAGTAAAAGAAATAGCAGCCGAACTCAGCTTTGAAGATGAATTTTATTTCAGCCGCTATTTTAAAAAGAGCGTTGGCCTGTCTCCCCTACATTACCGCGAGAATGTCGGAATATCTATAGTGGCGAGATAA
- a CDS encoding App1 family protein, producing MKNLKQTGAKAILKAEEKVDMLTFKLKRKLNMMQELQIVPYRSYGTPTRLYVKGRVLKDKGIRHSEENDTLWENLLNMYRRFETDEVPNARVQLCLNNQFHEITTDAEGYFVLNLEPKTPLELQDIWHTIELKLIDAPVELTEEVKATAFVLVPPPDAEYGVISDIDDTIMRTGATSLLESGRNVLLNNAHTRIPFHGVSQFYKSLQLGRNGKRNNPFFYVSSSPWNNYDLLYHFLELNEIPQGPLLLRDFGFDEDKLGHSDHMSHKYKEIENILITYPELDFILIGDSGQQDAAIYSEVVKNHPGRIMAIYIRDVNIEKHTRKVIGIVDELKKGGGDVEMLLVKETTEAAEHAASKGFIFVEEVKEVEKEVKVDAAGDK from the coding sequence ATGAAGAATCTGAAACAAACTGGCGCCAAAGCCATTCTGAAAGCAGAAGAAAAAGTGGACATGCTTACGTTTAAATTAAAGCGTAAGCTGAACATGATGCAGGAGCTGCAGATAGTACCTTACCGCAGCTACGGCACTCCAACCAGGCTGTATGTAAAAGGCCGCGTACTGAAAGATAAAGGAATCCGCCACTCCGAAGAGAATGATACGCTCTGGGAAAACCTGCTGAACATGTACCGCCGGTTCGAAACCGATGAAGTACCTAATGCACGCGTGCAGCTTTGCCTGAACAACCAGTTCCATGAGATTACCACGGATGCGGAAGGTTACTTTGTACTGAACCTGGAACCTAAAACACCACTCGAATTACAGGATATCTGGCACACCATAGAACTAAAGCTAATTGATGCTCCTGTTGAACTGACAGAAGAAGTAAAAGCCACGGCCTTTGTGCTGGTGCCTCCGCCTGATGCCGAATATGGTGTAATTTCTGATATAGACGATACGATCATGCGTACAGGTGCGACCAGCCTGCTCGAGAGTGGCCGAAATGTATTGCTGAATAACGCGCATACCCGCATCCCGTTTCATGGGGTCTCGCAGTTCTACAAATCGCTGCAGTTGGGCCGGAATGGCAAGCGCAACAATCCGTTCTTTTATGTAAGCAGCAGCCCGTGGAATAACTACGATCTGCTTTACCATTTCCTGGAGCTGAACGAAATACCGCAAGGCCCGCTCCTGCTTCGCGACTTCGGCTTTGATGAAGATAAACTGGGTCATTCCGACCACATGAGCCATAAGTACAAAGAGATCGAGAACATCCTCATCACCTACCCCGAACTGGACTTTATACTTATTGGCGATAGCGGGCAGCAGGATGCAGCCATCTACAGCGAAGTAGTAAAGAACCATCCGGGCCGTATCATGGCCATTTACATTCGTGACGTGAACATTGAAAAACATACCCGTAAGGTAATCGGCATTGTCGATGAGCTTAAAAAAGGCGGAGGAGATGTTGAAATGTTGCTGGTAAAGGAAACTACCGAAGCTGCAGAGCATGCTGCCAGCAAAGGCTTTATTTTTGTTGAAGAAGTTAAAGAGGTGGAGAAAGAAGTTAAAGTAGACGCCGCCGGAGATAAATAA
- a CDS encoding M48 family metalloprotease yields MKLKKSLLTLGLAIASTFTLYSCGDDGVVLFSIEDDVNLGNQVAHQVDSTYKAQGKLLERNAANQQAYTYMDRIVNRVLNSGEVQYRQEFTWDVKIIKDDEQLNAFATPGGHIYVFTGLIKYLSEEDHFAGVIAHEIAHADHRHSVKQLQRQYGINLLLSIALGNNPSALKEIAGQLSGTLAGLKFSRDAETEADNYSVEYLGGTKYYACDGAAGFFIKMNEEAAQGTPPEFLSTHPNPENRVENIQQKAKDEGCSVTSGPDNDFTALKNALK; encoded by the coding sequence ATGAAGCTTAAAAAATCTTTACTTACCCTTGGCCTGGCTATTGCCAGTACCTTTACCCTTTATAGTTGCGGCGACGATGGTGTTGTGCTGTTCTCGATTGAAGACGATGTAAACCTGGGTAACCAGGTAGCTCACCAGGTAGATTCTACTTACAAAGCGCAAGGCAAATTACTTGAACGAAACGCCGCTAACCAGCAGGCATATACCTACATGGACCGCATTGTGAACCGTGTTCTGAATTCAGGTGAAGTACAGTACCGCCAGGAATTTACATGGGATGTGAAAATTATTAAAGACGATGAGCAACTTAACGCTTTTGCCACTCCGGGCGGACATATCTATGTATTTACAGGCCTGATAAAATACCTGAGCGAAGAAGACCATTTTGCCGGTGTAATCGCCCACGAAATTGCTCACGCTGATCATCGCCATAGTGTAAAGCAACTGCAGCGCCAGTATGGCATAAACCTGTTGCTTTCAATCGCTCTTGGTAATAACCCTAGTGCATTAAAAGAGATTGCAGGTCAGCTTTCGGGTACGCTGGCAGGCTTAAAATTTAGCCGCGATGCCGAAACAGAAGCAGATAATTATTCTGTAGAATACCTGGGTGGCACCAAGTATTATGCTTGCGACGGAGCAGCCGGGTTCTTTATAAAGATGAACGAAGAAGCAGCGCAGGGCACGCCTCCCGAATTCCTGAGCACACACCCGAACCCAGAAAACCGCGTAGAGAACATTCAGCAGAAAGCAAAAGATGAAGGCTGCAGCGTAACCTCTGGTCCTGATAACGATTTTACAGCATTAAAAAATGCCCTGAAATAA